A genomic region of Blattabacterium cuenoti contains the following coding sequences:
- a CDS encoding Glu/Leu/Phe/Val family dehydrogenase gives MSKKNQSKADACSFFSCIEKNFDKAARYIPIKKGLLEQIKACNAVYRMHFPIKIGKKIQVIEAYRVQHSHHKLPCKGGIRYSIKVNQDEVMTLAALMTYKCAIVDVPFGGAKGGIKIDPQIISVENIEKITRRYTSELIKKNFIGPGIDVPAPDYGTGEREMSWIFDTFLSLTHGEVDAIACVTGKPVSQGGVRGRKEATGLGVFYGIRELCQMKEEMLSVGLDVGLNGKKVIVQGLGNVGYHAAKFFHEAGAIIVALAEREGAIYNKKGLNVSNVILHLKNTGSILNFPESKNIEDTEKALELECDILIPAALENVIHKYNANRIKAKIIGEAANGPVTPEADDILGKNGVIIVPDIYLNAGGVTVSYFEWLKNLSHVRYGRMEKRFSENMNTELLQVIENSCRKKIPIEEKKMILRGPREIDLVRSGLEDTMINGFHKIRDLKKSLKIENLRTAAFVLAINKIIDSYEKLGIFP, from the coding sequence ATGTCAAAAAAAAACCAAAGTAAAGCTGATGCGTGTAGTTTTTTTAGTTGTATAGAAAAAAATTTTGATAAAGCGGCACGGTACATTCCTATTAAAAAAGGTCTTTTAGAGCAAATTAAAGCTTGTAATGCGGTATATCGCATGCATTTTCCTATAAAAATAGGAAAAAAAATTCAAGTAATTGAAGCATATAGGGTACAACACTCCCATCATAAACTTCCCTGCAAAGGAGGGATTAGATATAGCATAAAAGTAAACCAAGATGAAGTAATGACTTTAGCTGCATTGATGACGTATAAATGTGCTATAGTAGATGTTCCTTTTGGTGGAGCTAAAGGAGGAATTAAAATTGATCCACAAATTATCTCTGTAGAAAATATAGAAAAGATAACCCGTCGTTACACTTCTGAATTAATAAAAAAAAATTTTATAGGTCCAGGTATAGATGTTCCAGCACCTGATTATGGGACTGGAGAAAGAGAAATGAGTTGGATTTTTGACACATTTTTATCTCTTACTCATGGAGAAGTAGATGCTATAGCCTGTGTTACAGGAAAACCTGTTTCTCAAGGTGGAGTAAGAGGAAGAAAAGAAGCAACAGGATTGGGTGTATTTTATGGAATTAGAGAATTATGTCAGATGAAAGAAGAGATGTTATCTGTAGGTCTCGATGTAGGATTAAATGGAAAAAAAGTGATTGTACAAGGTCTAGGAAATGTCGGTTATCATGCCGCTAAATTTTTTCATGAAGCAGGAGCTATTATTGTTGCTTTAGCAGAAAGGGAAGGAGCTATTTACAATAAAAAAGGTTTGAATGTATCGAATGTGATTCTTCACTTAAAAAATACCGGATCCATATTGAATTTTCCAGAATCAAAAAATATAGAGGATACAGAAAAAGCCTTAGAATTAGAATGTGACATACTTATTCCAGCTGCATTAGAAAATGTGATCCATAAATATAATGCCAATCGGATTAAGGCAAAAATAATTGGAGAAGCAGCTAATGGACCAGTTACTCCTGAAGCTGATGATATATTAGGAAAAAATGGAGTAATTATAGTTCCAGATATTTATTTGAATGCTGGAGGCGTCACCGTTTCTTACTTTGAATGGTTAAAAAATTTAAGTCATGTTCGTTATGGACGCATGGAAAAACGTTTTAGTGAAAATATGAATACAGAACTGCTACAAGTAATCGAAAATAGTTGTAGAAAAAAAATTCCAATAGAAGAAAAAAAAATGATTTTAAGAGGACCAAGAGAAATAGATTTAGTACGTAGCGGACTAGAAGATACCATGATCAATGGATTTCATAAGATTCGTGATCTAAAAAAATCGTTGAAAATAGAAAACTTGCGTACGGCGGCATTTGTTCTTGCTATAAACAAAATCATAGATTCTTATGAAAAATTAGGTATTTTTCCATAA
- the asnS gene encoding asparagine--tRNA ligase, whose product MIEKYSIKELLGKGKKFLNKKVLVEGWIRSFRNSIFITLNDGSTIKNIQIVLSKNLEKKFLKKITIGCSIKVIGIVTESLGKKQSIELKSLDMIIYGEVDLKSFQKTILQPKKHSLETLRKQAHLRFRTNIFSSIMRIRHHVSFSIHKYFHEHGFFYINTPIITTSNAEGAGKMFQVTTMDLKNIPYVRENVVDYAKDFFQCKTYLSVSGQLEAETASLALGKVYTFGPAFRAENSNTSRHLSEFWMIEPEMAFYHLEENMDIAEDFLKFVIRYTIENCIEDLSFLKDHIKKWSQKQESTTLLERLELILKFPFQRISYTEVINILEKSIHKKMVKFVHPVIWGMDLQSEHEQYLVKKYFQYPVIVFDYPSCIKAFYMRINNDERTVRAMDILFPEIGEIIGGSQREERYDILLKRIKDKNIDDRKLWWYLDTRRFGSVPHSGFGLGFDRLVQFITGMKNIRDVIPFPRTPHNAEF is encoded by the coding sequence ATGATAGAAAAATATTCAATTAAAGAATTATTGGGAAAAGGAAAAAAATTTTTAAATAAAAAAGTTTTAGTTGAAGGGTGGATTCGTTCTTTTCGAAATTCCATTTTCATCACATTAAATGATGGATCTACAATAAAAAATATTCAAATTGTTTTATCGAAAAATTTAGAAAAGAAGTTTTTAAAAAAAATTACTATTGGATGTTCCATTAAAGTTATAGGCATAGTCACAGAAAGTTTAGGAAAGAAACAATCTATAGAATTAAAATCTTTAGATATGATAATCTATGGAGAAGTCGACCTTAAAAGTTTTCAAAAAACTATTTTACAACCGAAAAAACATAGTTTAGAAACCTTACGTAAACAAGCACATCTACGTTTTCGTACAAATATTTTCAGTAGTATAATGCGTATACGTCATCATGTATCTTTTTCCATACATAAATATTTTCATGAACATGGGTTTTTTTACATAAATACTCCAATTATTACCACTTCAAATGCTGAAGGTGCTGGAAAAATGTTTCAGGTAACAACTATGGACTTAAAAAATATTCCATATGTAAGGGAAAATGTAGTAGATTATGCAAAAGATTTTTTTCAGTGCAAAACATATTTGAGTGTATCTGGACAATTAGAAGCAGAAACAGCCTCTTTAGCTTTAGGAAAAGTATATACATTTGGACCTGCTTTTCGTGCAGAAAATTCCAATACTTCACGACATTTATCTGAATTTTGGATGATAGAACCAGAAATGGCTTTTTATCATTTAGAAGAAAATATGGATATAGCTGAGGATTTTTTAAAATTTGTTATACGATATACCATTGAAAATTGCATAGAAGATCTATCCTTTTTAAAGGATCACATCAAAAAATGGAGTCAAAAACAGGAATCTACAACACTTTTAGAAAGATTAGAGCTTATATTAAAATTTCCATTTCAAAGAATTAGTTACACGGAAGTAATAAATATTCTAGAAAAAAGCATCCATAAAAAAATGGTAAAATTTGTTCATCCAGTTATTTGGGGAATGGATTTACAATCAGAACATGAACAATATCTGGTAAAAAAATATTTTCAATATCCTGTAATTGTTTTTGATTATCCTTCTTGTATTAAAGCCTTTTATATGCGTATAAATAATGATGAAAGAACAGTTAGAGCTATGGATATATTATTTCCAGAAATAGGAGAAATTATTGGAGGATCTCAACGGGAAGAACGTTATGATATTTTATTAAAGCGGATCAAGGATAAAAACATAGATGACAGGAAACTTTGGTGGTATTTAGACACACGTCGTTTTGGTTCTGTTCCTCATAGTGGATTTGGCCTAGGCTTTGATCGTTTAGTTCAATTCATTACAGGTATGAAAAATATTCGAGATGTTATTCCTTTTCCAAGAACTCCACATAATGCAGAATTCTAA
- a CDS encoding ribosome-recycling factor translates to MDELNEIFFSCKKDMDKILKKLQEEIHRIRLGSKSVLPILEKIKVKCYASSFPLIEVATITIVDNMNLTIHPWDRAIISYIDKAIIDENLGFMPTNKGEYIHIRIPILTEEGRKNLMKTIKTKTEKAKIFVRTIRKKYNQSIKRLKISEDLSKTGENRIQKITKGSIEKIDVLFLSKEKEILSI, encoded by the coding sequence ATGGATGAATTAAATGAAATTTTTTTTTCTTGCAAAAAAGATATGGATAAAATTTTAAAAAAACTTCAAGAAGAAATTCATCGTATTCGATTAGGAAGTAAATCCGTTCTTCCCATTTTAGAAAAAATAAAAGTAAAGTGTTATGCTTCTTCTTTTCCTTTAATTGAAGTGGCAACAATTACCATTGTAGATAATATGAATCTGACGATTCATCCTTGGGATCGAGCTATCATCTCCTATATAGATAAAGCCATTATAGATGAAAATCTCGGTTTTATGCCAACAAATAAAGGAGAATACATTCACATTCGTATTCCTATTCTTACGGAAGAAGGGAGAAAGAATTTAATGAAAACAATTAAAACAAAAACAGAAAAAGCAAAAATATTCGTGAGAACAATACGAAAAAAGTATAACCAATCTATAAAAAGATTGAAAATATCCGAAGATTTATCTAAAACAGGAGAAAATCGTATACAAAAAATTACCAAGGGATCTATTGAAAAAATAGATGTTCTTTTTCTTTCCAAAGAAAAAGAAATATTAAGTATATAA
- the pyrH gene encoding UMP kinase encodes MKYKRSLLKLSGEALMGNNEFGLHSTRLQQYAEEVKKVVEMGAQVAIVIGGGNIFRGFSRIKENTIDRIGGDYMGMLATVINGIAFQSYLKNVGICTSIQTAIRMDQIAEPFVKDKAIHYLEKGRVVIFVAGLGNPYFTTDTAAVLRAIEIKADVLLKGTRVDGIYTKDPEKDKYAKRFKKISFDMAYQMGIKVMDQTAFILGNENNLPIIIFDINRKENFKKVISGEEIGTLVSNEK; translated from the coding sequence ATGAAGTACAAAAGATCCTTGTTGAAATTAAGCGGAGAAGCTCTTATGGGAAATAACGAATTCGGACTTCATTCTACTCGTCTTCAACAATACGCTGAAGAAGTCAAAAAAGTAGTAGAGATGGGAGCACAGGTAGCTATAGTGATTGGTGGAGGAAATATATTTAGAGGATTTTCTAGAATAAAGGAAAATACGATAGATCGTATAGGAGGAGATTACATGGGAATGTTAGCTACTGTTATCAACGGAATAGCTTTCCAATCTTACTTAAAAAATGTCGGAATATGTACTTCTATACAAACAGCTATTAGAATGGATCAAATAGCAGAACCATTTGTTAAAGATAAAGCGATTCATTATCTTGAAAAAGGAAGAGTGGTGATCTTCGTGGCAGGTTTAGGAAATCCATATTTTACCACAGATACAGCAGCCGTATTACGTGCTATAGAAATTAAAGCAGATGTTTTATTAAAAGGGACCAGAGTCGATGGAATCTATACCAAAGATCCAGAAAAAGATAAATATGCGAAAAGGTTTAAAAAGATATCCTTTGATATGGCTTATCAAATGGGAATCAAGGTGATGGATCAAACAGCTTTTATTTTAGGAAATGAAAATAATTTGCCTATTATTATTTTTGATATAAATAGAAAAGAAAATTTTAAAAAAGTAATTTCCGGAGAAGAGATAGGAACTCTGGTTTCTAACGAAAAATAG
- a CDS encoding aldehyde dehydrogenase family protein: MRFHTINPVDNNILNTYSFIENKDIRDKLSIAQKAYEKWKDFSFSSRIGYIMKLSSSMQDLIDIIAYLITQEMGKPITQSRLEVKKCIKLCEYYYHLEESILFQDISTEYEKSYIRFESIGSILGIMPWNYPIWQTIRFVIPNILLGNVIVLKPATNTAGCSLLLEKIFIESGFPKGVFQVFLMDIPKIESVIADPIIQGVSFTGSHLAGSHIGYLSGKYIKKSVLELGGNDAFVVMRDVEDLKKTAKLATESRLNNTGQTCISAKRFIVDNFIVDDFIDLVIQEMKQYQRGDVHDEYTKIGYISRVDLSEKLYKQYQDIISNGGKVCLQTTRDGNFFSPCLLKIEDNNFSYNQEEIFGPIGIVYTFSNEEEIHSMVNATCYGLGASIWTKDIKKAESLSKKINTGMVFVNDIVKSDPRFPFGGIKKSGYGRELSVLSIKEFSNCKTIIINK; this comes from the coding sequence ATGAGGTTTCATACTATTAATCCTGTTGATAATAATATACTAAATACTTATTCTTTTATAGAGAATAAGGATATTAGAGATAAACTTTCTATAGCTCAAAAAGCTTATGAAAAATGGAAAGATTTTTCTTTTTCTTCTAGAATAGGATATATAATGAAATTATCTTCTTCCATGCAAGATCTCATAGACATTATAGCCTATTTAATAACTCAAGAAATGGGAAAACCTATAACTCAATCACGTTTGGAAGTAAAAAAGTGTATCAAATTATGCGAGTATTATTATCATTTAGAAGAATCGATCTTGTTTCAAGATATATCTACTGAATATGAAAAATCTTATATTCGATTTGAATCGATAGGATCCATATTAGGAATTATGCCTTGGAATTATCCTATTTGGCAAACCATAAGATTTGTCATCCCTAATATATTATTAGGAAATGTAATAGTACTTAAACCTGCTACGAATACAGCTGGATGTTCTCTTCTTTTAGAAAAGATATTTATTGAATCTGGTTTTCCAAAAGGAGTTTTTCAAGTTTTTTTAATGGATATACCTAAAATAGAATCTGTTATAGCTGATCCAATCATACAAGGTGTTTCTTTCACAGGAAGTCATTTAGCTGGAAGTCATATAGGATATTTATCTGGAAAATATATTAAAAAATCTGTCTTAGAATTAGGAGGAAATGATGCTTTTGTAGTTATGAGAGATGTAGAGGATTTAAAAAAAACGGCTAAATTAGCTACGGAATCTAGATTGAATAATACAGGACAAACATGTATTTCCGCTAAAAGATTTATAGTAGATAATTTTATTGTAGATGATTTTATAGATCTGGTTATTCAAGAAATGAAACAATATCAGAGGGGAGATGTACATGATGAATATACTAAAATAGGGTATATTTCTCGTGTAGATTTATCTGAAAAATTATATAAACAATATCAAGATATTATTTCAAATGGAGGAAAAGTCTGTTTACAAACTACAAGAGATGGAAATTTTTTTTCTCCTTGTTTATTGAAAATAGAAGATAATAATTTTTCTTACAATCAAGAGGAGATATTTGGACCAATAGGAATTGTTTATACTTTTTCTAATGAAGAAGAAATTCATTCTATGGTGAATGCCACATGCTATGGTCTAGGTGCTTCTATTTGGACTAAAGACATAAAAAAAGCGGAATCTTTATCCAAGAAAATAAATACAGGTATGGTTTTTGTAAATGATATCGTAAAATCTGATCCTCGTTTTCCTTTTGGAGGAATAAAGAAATCTGGATATGGAAGAGAACTCTCTGTTCTATCTATTAAAGAGTTTTCTAATTGTAAAACTATTATTATCAACAAATGA
- a CDS encoding SufE family protein, translating to MTLQDREERIKKEFYFLKNWEEKYEYLIDLGRKLPKKSDKFRSEDKLIYGCQSKVWLDAKLKEKLVFFDADSDALLPKGMAALMISVYSGNSPFEIVSSKANFIYEIGFQTFLSPIRANGILLFLKKIKLYAIAFNAKLSVSLNGKIS from the coding sequence ATGACGTTACAGGATAGAGAAGAAAGAATCAAAAAAGAATTTTATTTTCTCAAAAATTGGGAAGAAAAATATGAATATCTGATAGATTTAGGAAGGAAATTACCAAAAAAATCTGATAAATTTAGATCTGAAGATAAATTGATTTATGGATGTCAATCTAAAGTTTGGTTAGATGCTAAATTAAAAGAAAAACTGGTTTTTTTTGATGCAGATAGTGATGCATTGTTACCTAAAGGAATGGCTGCTCTTATGATTAGCGTTTATTCTGGAAATTCTCCTTTTGAAATTGTTTCTTCGAAGGCAAATTTTATTTATGAAATAGGCTTTCAAACATTTTTATCTCCGATTCGAGCTAATGGGATACTCTTATTTTTAAAAAAAATAAAGTTGTATGCCATTGCTTTTAATGCTAAACTATCTGTTAGCTTGAATGGTAAAATTTCATAA
- the rpoN gene encoding RNA polymerase factor sigma-54 → MLKHKLLQKGQQKLSPQQIKLMKLVQLSTLDFEQRVKQELEENPALEEEIEDETTSIEESDTSVIDFDLSEQEDKSIDISEINIDEYLSDDEILDFKNNNPNNHNEEKYIPIVSGISFQEYLKSQLHTFRLNQEDLLIADFILGNIDEDGYIRRKIPAIVDDILLILGIPVTEEKVEKLLVNYIQKLEPIGVGARNLQECLFIQLENKKKSHDVNLAKRIIRNNFESFTKKHYQKLQNKLGTTKNDLRKAIYQIEKLNPKPGKIYSGNPRNLDHLIPDFTICISDGKLELSLNQRNTPEIKVSSLYLNMLKYYKNSKERNMKKNENTILFLKKKIDSAKWFVDAIKQRQNTLMLTMNAIMDYQKEYFFTGDPYKIKPMILKNISQKIGVGISTVSRVANSKYVNTPYGTFLIKSFFSEKMINEEGMEISSIEIKKLLGESIAKENKRRPLTDEKLSKILKRKGYLVARRTVAKYRDQMQIPVARMRKIL, encoded by the coding sequence ATGTTAAAACATAAACTGTTACAGAAAGGACAACAAAAACTTTCCCCACAGCAAATAAAACTGATGAAATTAGTGCAATTATCTACTTTGGATTTTGAACAAAGAGTAAAACAAGAATTGGAAGAAAATCCAGCATTAGAAGAGGAAATAGAAGATGAGACTACTTCTATAGAAGAGTCCGATACATCTGTCATTGACTTTGATCTTTCAGAACAAGAAGATAAATCCATAGATATTTCTGAAATAAACATAGATGAGTATTTAAGTGATGATGAGATTTTAGATTTTAAAAACAATAACCCCAATAATCACAATGAAGAAAAATATATACCCATAGTTTCTGGAATTTCTTTTCAAGAATATTTAAAAAGTCAATTACATACTTTTCGTTTAAATCAAGAAGATTTGTTAATTGCAGATTTTATATTAGGAAACATAGATGAAGATGGCTACATAAGAAGAAAGATTCCAGCTATCGTAGATGATATCCTTTTAATACTTGGGATTCCAGTAACTGAAGAAAAAGTAGAAAAACTACTTGTAAATTATATACAAAAACTAGAACCCATAGGAGTAGGAGCTAGAAATTTACAAGAATGTCTTTTTATACAATTAGAAAATAAAAAAAAATCACACGATGTAAACTTAGCTAAAAGGATAATCAGAAATAATTTCGAATCTTTTACAAAAAAACATTATCAAAAACTGCAAAATAAATTAGGAACAACAAAGAATGATTTACGGAAAGCTATCTATCAAATAGAAAAATTAAATCCAAAACCAGGAAAAATTTACTCTGGAAATCCTAGAAATTTAGATCATCTGATTCCAGATTTTACCATTTGTATTTCAGATGGAAAATTAGAATTATCTTTAAATCAAAGAAATACTCCAGAAATAAAAGTATCCTCCTTATATTTAAACATGTTAAAATATTATAAAAATTCAAAAGAAAGGAACATGAAAAAAAATGAAAATACTATTTTGTTTTTAAAAAAAAAAATAGATTCAGCAAAATGGTTTGTAGACGCTATAAAACAGCGTCAAAATACATTAATGTTAACAATGAACGCCATTATGGATTATCAAAAAGAATACTTTTTCACTGGAGATCCATATAAAATAAAACCGATGATTTTAAAAAATATATCTCAAAAAATAGGTGTAGGGATATCCACTGTATCTCGTGTTGCTAATAGTAAATATGTCAATACCCCATATGGAACTTTTTTGATCAAAAGTTTTTTTTCTGAAAAAATGATAAACGAAGAAGGGATGGAAATTTCTTCTATTGAAATAAAAAAGTTGTTGGGAGAATCTATTGCTAAAGAAAATAAAAGAAGACCATTAACTGACGAAAAATTATCGAAAATTCTCAAAAGAAAAGGTTATCTAGTGGCAAGACGTACTGTGGCTAAATATAGAGATCAAATGCAAATTCCAGTTGCAAGAATGAGAAAAATCCTTTGA